The Anaerotignum faecicola genome contains a region encoding:
- a CDS encoding DMT family transporter — MKLRDSYHVYAFITVVFWSLAYVFSRLAMQHFSPYPLGFLRYITASAFLVFVVVFKKIKPPEIKDMPWFAVSGAAGFFIYMLTFNKGTGMVPSATSSVIIATAPIMTALMARVVYKEKLKVHQWAATGIEFFGIIVLTLMGGDFAVNEGIIWLLMAAFSLSVYNLLQRKMTKMYEPLRVTAYSIFFGTAMLCIFAGDACREAASASLDQFVNILVLGVLSSALAYISWAKAFSKAENTSSVSNYMFVTPFITAVFGFVFAGEVPDAATVVGGGIIMCGVFLFFKDNFFKQKETK; from the coding sequence ATGAAATTAAGGGACAGTTATCATGTTTATGCGTTTATAACGGTTGTTTTCTGGTCTTTGGCATATGTTTTTTCAAGGCTTGCAATGCAGCATTTTTCACCGTATCCCTTAGGTTTTTTAAGATATATAACAGCGTCGGCGTTTCTTGTGTTTGTTGTGGTTTTTAAAAAGATAAAGCCGCCTGAAATAAAAGATATGCCTTGGTTTGCGGTTTCGGGCGCGGCAGGTTTTTTTATTTATATGCTTACATTTAATAAAGGAACGGGAATGGTGCCTTCGGCTACAAGCAGCGTTATAATTGCAACGGCGCCTATTATGACGGCGCTTATGGCAAGGGTTGTATACAAAGAAAAGCTGAAAGTTCATCAATGGGCGGCTACGGGTATCGAATTTTTCGGTATAATCGTTTTAACGCTTATGGGAGGGGATTTTGCCGTTAACGAAGGAATTATTTGGCTTCTGATGGCGGCGTTTTCTTTAAGCGTTTATAATCTGCTTCAAAGGAAAATGACAAAGATGTATGAGCCTTTAAGAGTTACGGCGTACAGCATATTTTTCGGTACGGCGATGTTATGCATATTTGCCGGGGACGCTTGCAGGGAAGCGGCGTCAGCTTCTTTGGATCAGTTTGTAAATATACTCGTACTGGGCGTTTTGTCAAGCGCACTGGCGTACATATCATGGGCGAAGGCATTTTCAAAGGCGGAAAATACCTCGTCCGTCAGCAATTATATGTTTGTAACCCCTTTTATAACGGCGGTTTTCGGGTTTGTATTTGCCGGAGAAGTACCGGATGCGGCGACAGTTGTAGGCGGGGGAATTATTATGTGCGGCGTTTTCCTGTTTTTTAAAGATAATTTTTTTAAACAAAAAGAAACAAAATAA
- a CDS encoding GNAT family N-acetyltransferase has product MVIRAAVKDDIFNISRLYALSWKKAYVGIVPQGYLDRLRDDAWTIKFEDDMENGWLKYNVAVENGCIVGCIAFGKPCSGQETGTSGNYEIQSLYVHPDYFRNGIGSALMEYAFSKIRESGGNGAYLWVADKNDAAKNFYNKMGFEITARKLEVEMDGEIITDYMAVKKLDD; this is encoded by the coding sequence ATGGTTATAAGGGCAGCTGTTAAGGATGATATATTCAATATAAGCCGGCTTTACGCTTTAAGCTGGAAAAAAGCATATGTGGGAATTGTTCCTCAGGGATATCTGGACAGGCTTAGAGATGACGCTTGGACAATCAAGTTTGAGGACGATATGGAAAACGGTTGGCTTAAATATAACGTAGCCGTTGAAAACGGATGCATAGTAGGCTGTATTGCTTTTGGGAAGCCGTGCTCCGGACAGGAAACGGGAACATCCGGAAATTATGAAATACAGTCGCTCTATGTACATCCTGATTATTTCAGAAACGGTATAGGATCGGCCCTTATGGAATACGCGTTTTCAAAGATCCGTGAATCCGGCGGAAACGGCGCATATTTGTGGGTAGCCGACAAAAATGATGCGGCAAAAAATTTTTATAATAAGATGGGATTTGAAATTACGGCTAGAAAGCTGGAAGTTGAAATGGACGGGGAAATAATAACCGATTATATGGCCGTAAAAAAGCTTGACGATTAG
- a CDS encoding sigma-70 family RNA polymerase sigma factor: MAKTDYELVQECINGDTFAFEELLGRYKNLVYSVVLRMVNDSEDANDIAQEVFIKVYKNISKYSPEFKFSTWIIKIATNSVIDFRRKKKPECIDIDDMVFEPSGNETPETSYIEGEGKRELSSAIEKLPDMYKVPIVLYHIEDMSYQEISEAVGISLSKVKNRIFRGRKILKDIIISEKEGGKP, encoded by the coding sequence ATGGCTAAGACGGACTATGAACTTGTTCAGGAATGTATTAACGGGGATACGTTTGCATTTGAGGAACTTCTCGGAAGGTATAAAAACCTTGTATATTCGGTCGTCCTGCGTATGGTAAACGACTCGGAGGACGCAAATGATATTGCCCAGGAAGTTTTTATCAAAGTTTATAAAAATATTTCTAAATACAGCCCTGAATTTAAGTTCTCAACTTGGATTATAAAAATTGCCACAAACTCGGTTATTGACTTCAGGCGTAAGAAAAAGCCGGAATGTATAGACATTGACGATATGGTTTTTGAGCCGTCGGGAAATGAAACGCCTGAAACAAGCTATATCGAAGGAGAGGGAAAGCGCGAGCTTTCCTCGGCTATTGAAAAGCTTCCGGATATGTATAAGGTACCTATTGTGCTTTACCATATCGAAGATATGTCATATCAGGAAATATCCGAAGCTGTCGGCATTTCCCTTTCGAAAGTCAAAAACAGGATTTTCAGGGGAAGGAAAATACTTAAAGATATTATAATTTCTGAAAAAGAGGGTGGAAAGCCTTGA
- a CDS encoding zf-HC2 domain-containing protein has translation MKCEDAEMLMMKYMDGEINEIEAESLNGHLLVCPKCRQAFEVYDSMLSGMSEMETAEAPEGFENAVMMKIRAIEKPEPVYSSRDKFKIRFGGSFAAVLFIGLMLMAYRDDIIGVLSLNQYTAGRVEGLKAFSEMIAMQAETFMMFFNNVIESVNAVLASGSLFIAGGIVALCAVQAFLARKKNR, from the coding sequence TTGAAATGCGAAGATGCTGAAATGCTTATGATGAAATATATGGACGGCGAGATAAACGAAATAGAAGCCGAAAGCCTTAACGGGCATTTGCTTGTTTGCCCCAAATGCCGTCAGGCGTTTGAGGTTTATGATTCCATGTTAAGCGGGATGTCTGAAATGGAAACGGCGGAGGCGCCGGAGGGGTTTGAAAACGCCGTTATGATGAAAATAAGGGCTATTGAAAAGCCGGAACCAGTTTATTCGAGCAGGGACAAGTTTAAAATACGCTTCGGCGGAAGCTTTGCCGCCGTGCTTTTTATTGGCCTTATGCTTATGGCATACAGGGACGATATAATCGGCGTACTTTCATTAAACCAATATACGGCGGGCAGAGTTGAGGGGCTTAAAGCGTTTTCTGAAATGATCGCCATGCAGGCCGAAACATTTATGATGTTTTTTAACAATGTTATTGAAAGCGTGAACGCGGTATTGGCTTCGGGAAGCTTATTTATTGCCGGCGGAATAGTGGCTCTTTGCGCCGTGCAGGCATTTTTGGCAAGGAAGAAAAACAGGTGA
- a CDS encoding radical SAM protein produces MASLKEINCSAAAVRVKGAFPFNWDLNAYRGCGHGCKYCYALYSHDYIDKRGSYFENIYVKSNVAEKLEEQLQRTSWKKEIINLGGVTDSYQPFEKEYKIMPEILRIMIKYKNPVIISTKSELILRDFELFEELSKSAFVCIAATVTCADENMRSKLEPGAAKSSDRFKMIKEFSKAGIHTGIHFMPAIPFLTDNKENINGVFERAAECGADYAVYGMLNLRGKTKGYFTEFMKKEFPEKMDLFVKYFVDKNYRDAHRAMVYGNIDSAMKKYGVSKDYPEGMMRKGYKEAEQTSLFD; encoded by the coding sequence TTGGCGTCATTAAAAGAAATAAACTGCTCGGCGGCGGCTGTTCGGGTTAAAGGGGCCTTCCCGTTTAACTGGGATTTAAACGCTTACAGAGGATGCGGCCACGGATGCAAATATTGCTATGCGCTGTATTCCCATGATTATATAGATAAAAGAGGGTCGTATTTTGAAAATATATATGTAAAATCCAATGTTGCCGAAAAACTTGAGGAACAGCTGCAAAGAACGTCATGGAAAAAAGAAATTATAAACTTGGGAGGCGTTACGGACAGCTATCAGCCGTTTGAAAAAGAATATAAAATTATGCCGGAGATACTGCGTATTATGATTAAATATAAAAATCCCGTAATAATTTCGACTAAATCCGAACTGATACTCAGGGATTTTGAGCTTTTTGAAGAACTTTCCAAATCCGCTTTTGTCTGCATAGCCGCAACGGTGACGTGCGCGGACGAAAACATGCGGAGCAAGCTGGAACCGGGAGCGGCAAAAAGTTCCGACAGGTTTAAAATGATTAAGGAATTTTCTAAGGCGGGAATACATACGGGGATACATTTTATGCCTGCCATACCGTTTTTAACAGACAATAAAGAAAATATAAACGGCGTGTTTGAAAGGGCGGCGGAATGCGGGGCGGATTATGCTGTTTACGGGATGCTTAACCTGAGGGGAAAGACAAAAGGATATTTTACAGAGTTTATGAAAAAAGAATTCCCGGAAAAAATGGATTTATTCGTAAAGTATTTTGTGGATAAAAACTACAGGGACGCACATAGAGCCATGGTTTACGGAAATATTGACTCGGCTATGAAGAAATACGGCGTTTCAAAAGATTATCCGGAAGGCATGATGCGAAAAGGATACAAGGAAGCCGAACAGACGTCTCTTTTCGACTGA
- a CDS encoding ribonuclease Z, with protein MLDISLLGTGGMAPMPKRFLSSMIARLNGRLIIIDCGEGTQVSLKNLGWGFKAVDAVLFTHFHADHISGLPGMLLAIGNSGRTEPLKLIGPKGLIYVVEGLRRIAQELPFEIEYIEIDEKYEKALNISGFTIEWMFVEHSVKCAAYKISVLRAGKFDVSKAKALGLPRELWGRLQKGGDITYNGRFYTKDMVLGAARKPISVVFCTDSRPVEGLKGFAAGSDLFICEGMYGENEKLDKAKENKHMLFSEAAEIAKQADVCELWLTHFSPAMNEPCEFLENAASIFENTVIGYDNLTKTIIFKD; from the coding sequence ATGCTTGATATTTCGCTTCTGGGCACCGGAGGCATGGCGCCTATGCCTAAAAGGTTCCTATCGTCTATGATTGCAAGGCTTAACGGCAGGCTTATTATCATAGACTGCGGGGAGGGGACGCAGGTTTCCCTCAAAAACCTTGGCTGGGGATTTAAGGCCGTAGACGCGGTATTGTTTACACACTTCCATGCCGACCATATTTCAGGGCTTCCGGGCATGCTCCTTGCCATAGGCAATTCGGGCAGGACTGAGCCGCTGAAGCTTATAGGGCCAAAAGGCCTTATATATGTTGTGGAAGGCCTGAGGCGTATTGCGCAGGAACTCCCTTTTGAAATTGAATATATCGAAATTGACGAAAAATATGAAAAAGCCTTAAATATAAGCGGCTTTACCATAGAGTGGATGTTTGTGGAACATTCGGTAAAATGCGCCGCATATAAAATCAGCGTTTTAAGGGCAGGAAAGTTTGACGTTTCAAAAGCAAAAGCGCTGGGGCTTCCGAGGGAGCTTTGGGGAAGGCTTCAAAAAGGCGGCGATATAACGTACAACGGGCGTTTTTATACTAAAGATATGGTTTTGGGAGCGGCGAGAAAACCAATAAGCGTCGTTTTCTGCACCGACAGCCGTCCTGTAGAAGGCTTAAAGGGATTTGCCGCCGGAAGCGACCTGTTTATATGCGAAGGAATGTATGGGGAAAATGAAAAGCTTGATAAGGCAAAGGAAAATAAGCATATGCTTTTCAGCGAAGCGGCTGAAATTGCAAAGCAGGCCGACGTATGCGAGCTATGGCTGACGCATTTCAGCCCGGCTATGAACGAACCGTGTGAATTTTTGGAAAATGCTGCAAGTATATTTGAAAATACTGTTATAGGATATGACAATTTAACAAAGACAATTATTTTTAAAGACTGA